A genomic segment from uncultured Marinifilum sp. encodes:
- a CDS encoding transglutaminase-like domain-containing protein yields MNENKLTALLSLLDDSSFEIYQRVEKELSNLPVSVIPQLEDSWLESKNTLFQERLEIIINKINFNHVKKELIKWGKSDTQNLIEGAILVNKSYNPNLLTDPIFKSIEKIKQDVWLELNDQLTALEKIKILNHFFYNIYNYQALSPNNPTNWDGDIGTVLSQKQGNYVMIAIIYTAIAQKLNIPVYGINLPGSILLCYVENDIIKSSKTKEVLFYINPIDKGHVFGCKELEHLILAKNIDNRPKYYQPASNTSLIKKLVKHEINVYKKLKLDSYLPNFRELYKAI; encoded by the coding sequence ATGAACGAGAATAAACTCACAGCACTATTATCTTTATTAGATGATTCATCTTTTGAAATCTACCAAAGAGTAGAAAAAGAATTATCAAATTTACCTGTATCGGTAATCCCCCAATTAGAAGATTCATGGCTAGAATCGAAGAACACACTCTTTCAGGAACGACTAGAAATTATCATTAACAAGATCAATTTTAATCATGTAAAAAAAGAATTGATAAAATGGGGCAAGTCGGACACCCAAAATCTAATTGAAGGAGCTATTTTAGTTAACAAAAGCTACAATCCGAACCTACTAACCGACCCAATATTTAAATCAATAGAAAAAATAAAACAAGATGTATGGCTTGAACTTAATGATCAGCTCACAGCACTTGAAAAAATTAAAATTCTAAATCATTTTTTCTACAATATATACAACTACCAAGCTTTGTCTCCTAATAATCCTACGAACTGGGATGGCGATATTGGAACTGTCTTATCTCAAAAGCAAGGAAACTATGTAATGATTGCTATTATTTATACTGCTATTGCCCAAAAACTAAATATTCCGGTTTATGGAATTAATTTACCGGGTAGCATACTACTTTGTTATGTAGAAAATGATATTATAAAATCATCTAAAACAAAAGAAGTTCTTTTTTACATTAATCCTATTGATAAAGGTCATGTTTTTGGTTGCAAAGAATTAGAACACCTTATTCTTGCAAAAAACATCGATAACCGACCAAAATATTACCAACCTGCATCAAATACCAGTCTGATTAAAAAACTCGTAAAACACGAAATTAATGTATATAAAAAATTAAAATTAGACAGCTACCTGCCGAACTTCCGAGAACTATACAAAGCTATTTAA
- a CDS encoding flavin reductase family protein, which yields MAKQHWKPGTMVYPIPAVMVSCGSTPEEYNIITIAWTGTICSDPAMCYISVRKNRHSYDIIKNSGEFVINLTTKDLAHATDWCGVKSGKDFDKFTEMNLTPGKSKEISAPIIEESPLSIECKVKNIVELGSHDMFIAEVVNVQADEKYINPKTGKFLLSKARPIAYSHGYYFELGKLVGQFGHSVMKKKTREIKGKKGKKN from the coding sequence ATGGCAAAACAACACTGGAAACCCGGAACCATGGTATATCCAATACCTGCAGTAATGGTTAGCTGCGGCTCTACTCCCGAAGAATATAATATTATTACTATTGCATGGACTGGTACAATTTGCAGCGATCCGGCAATGTGCTATATTTCTGTTCGTAAAAATCGTCACTCCTACGATATAATTAAAAATTCGGGTGAATTTGTAATTAATTTAACTACTAAAGATTTAGCACATGCTACCGATTGGTGTGGGGTAAAATCGGGTAAAGATTTTGATAAATTTACTGAGATGAATTTAACTCCCGGAAAATCGAAGGAAATCTCAGCTCCCATTATTGAGGAATCGCCATTAAGCATTGAATGTAAAGTGAAAAATATAGTAGAACTTGGCTCTCACGACATGTTTATTGCCGAAGTAGTAAACGTTCAGGCCGACGAAAAATATATTAATCCTAAAACAGGAAAATTCTTATTGAGTAAAGCACGACCAATTGCCTATTCTCACGGATATTATTTTGAACTGGGAAAATTAGTTGGGCAGTTTGGACACTCGGTAATGAAAAAGAAAACCCGTGAAATTAAAGGGAAAAAGGGGAAAAAGAATTAA
- a CDS encoding DUF5916 domain-containing protein, translating to MNRIPLLFVLILNLFALPVQSVNIVKKEIKAVRVINKPIIDGKLDDSVWKDIPLATDFVQFEPHNGTPTNYKTEARFIYTDNSLIIGIMMYDSDSKGIYNELSKRDELNNTDYVSVLIDPFNKGLDAFEFIVTPAGIQWDAKVVNSNEDSSWDAVWRSGTEINDAGWCAEIEIPYSALRFPAQDVQVWGINIIRNIQKVREKITWNFIDKEEDGWVNQSGVLKGIKNVNPPVRLSFTPYFSTYFDKSSEHASWEKNYRGGMDLKYGINESYTLDMMLIPDFGQVQSDDEILNLSPYETKFDEKRQFFTEATELFNRGEIFYSRRIGGRPMGMYDVEDNLKENEEIVENPIESKIINATKISGRNTKGLGIGILNGMTRNTYATIRDSITGETRKVKTQPFTNYNMLVVDQSMKNESYVSLFNTNLYVPETDYIANVTGTEFIFKNAKRTHKIEGKGIVSQRYEKNTSDQIGHFHEIEVGKINGQFTWEFYHSIISDRYNPNDMGFLNTNNQIANQVSLSYSVYKPKGNILERYANLSFKHEARYSRTRYSRFSIFYNSRVKFRNHAALGIYGNLRPLHNYDYNEPRVDGMKLRKGSSAFVGLWYSSDYRKAFAIDIDANYGKRFSTDNLKTFSFEIEPRYRFSDKFMMEYELSWERNINELGYVSREEINNINTVYIGERNTAYIENRLSANYIFNNKSSLTFRARHYWAKAEYENFFTLQNNGRVKNSDYNENNDINFNSFNIDMVYSWRFAPGSELAVVWKNSIFRSDDKVAHRFINNLEKTFDATQLNSLSLKLIYYIDYMSLKRKG from the coding sequence ATGAATAGAATTCCCTTATTATTTGTTCTGATATTAAATCTGTTTGCTTTGCCTGTGCAAAGTGTAAATATTGTAAAGAAAGAGATTAAAGCCGTTCGCGTAATTAATAAACCCATTATCGATGGAAAATTAGATGATTCGGTTTGGAAAGATATTCCTTTGGCAACAGATTTTGTGCAGTTTGAACCTCATAATGGAACTCCCACTAATTATAAAACAGAAGCCAGATTTATTTATACAGATAATTCTTTAATAATAGGAATTATGATGTACGATTCCGATTCTAAAGGCATTTATAATGAATTAAGCAAAAGAGATGAATTGAATAATACCGATTACGTTTCGGTATTAATTGATCCTTTTAATAAAGGTCTTGATGCTTTTGAATTTATTGTTACACCTGCAGGAATACAATGGGATGCCAAAGTGGTGAACAGTAACGAAGATTCTAGCTGGGATGCTGTCTGGAGAAGTGGAACCGAAATTAATGATGCAGGTTGGTGTGCTGAGATTGAAATACCATATTCTGCATTGCGATTTCCTGCTCAGGATGTGCAAGTTTGGGGAATTAATATTATTCGAAACATTCAAAAAGTAAGAGAGAAAATTACATGGAATTTTATTGATAAAGAAGAGGATGGTTGGGTGAATCAGAGTGGGGTATTGAAAGGAATTAAAAATGTAAATCCTCCTGTTCGTTTATCATTTACACCTTATTTTTCAACTTATTTCGATAAATCATCAGAACATGCTTCCTGGGAAAAAAATTATCGAGGAGGAATGGATTTAAAATATGGAATTAATGAGAGTTATACTCTTGATATGATGTTGATTCCAGATTTTGGACAGGTACAATCGGACGATGAGATATTAAATTTATCTCCTTACGAAACAAAATTTGATGAAAAGAGACAGTTCTTTACTGAAGCAACAGAGCTATTTAATAGGGGTGAAATATTTTATTCTAGAAGGATTGGTGGCAGACCTATGGGTATGTACGATGTAGAGGATAACTTAAAAGAAAATGAAGAAATAGTGGAGAATCCCATAGAGTCAAAAATAATTAATGCCACTAAAATATCAGGAAGAAATACGAAAGGATTAGGAATTGGTATTCTTAATGGTATGACCAGAAATACTTACGCTACCATAAGGGACAGTATTACCGGAGAAACACGCAAAGTTAAAACTCAGCCATTTACCAATTATAATATGTTGGTGGTAGATCAGAGTATGAAAAATGAATCGTATGTAAGCTTATTTAATACCAATTTATATGTTCCCGAAACCGATTATATAGCTAATGTTACTGGAACAGAATTTATCTTTAAAAATGCAAAGAGAACACATAAAATTGAAGGGAAAGGAATTGTTTCTCAGCGCTATGAAAAAAATACATCCGACCAGATTGGCCATTTTCATGAAATAGAAGTCGGAAAAATAAATGGTCAGTTTACCTGGGAATTTTACCATAGTATAATTTCGGATCGGTACAATCCTAATGATATGGGTTTTCTAAACACAAACAACCAAATTGCTAATCAAGTAAGTTTATCTTACAGCGTTTATAAACCAAAAGGTAATATTTTAGAGCGTTATGCTAATTTGAGCTTTAAGCACGAAGCCAGATATTCCAGAACAAGGTATTCCAGATTTAGTATCTTTTATAATTCCAGAGTAAAATTTAGGAATCATGCCGCATTGGGAATTTATGGTAACCTAAGACCGCTTCATAATTACGATTATAACGAGCCGCGTGTTGATGGTATGAAATTAAGAAAAGGTTCTTCGGCCTTTGTTGGCCTATGGTATTCGTCGGATTATAGAAAAGCATTTGCAATTGATATTGATGCCAATTATGGTAAACGTTTTTCAACAGATAATTTAAAAACATTTTCTTTTGAGATTGAACCTCGCTATCGTTTTAGCGATAAATTTATGATGGAATATGAGTTATCTTGGGAAAGAAATATTAATGAACTGGGTTATGTAAGCAGAGAAGAAATAAATAATATAAATACTGTATATATAGGCGAAAGAAATACAGCCTATATTGAAAATAGATTAAGTGCAAATTATATTTTTAATAACAAGAGCTCTTTAACTTTTAGGGCCAGACATTATTGGGCAAAAGCCGAATACGAGAACTTTTTTACTTTGCAAAATAATGGTAGGGTTAAAAACTCCGATTATAATGAAAATAACGATATCAATTTTAATAGTTTTAATATTGATATGGTTTACTCCTGGCGTTTTGCTCCTGGAAGTGAGTTGGCTGTAGTATGGAAGAATTCAATTTTTAGAAGCGATGATAAAGTAGCTCATCGGTTTATAAATAATTTAGAAAAAACATTTGATGCAACTCAGTTAAATAGTTTGTCGCTTAAGCTGATCTATTATATAGATTATATGTCGCTAAAGCGTAAAGGTTAA
- a CDS encoding ATP-binding protein, translating into MLKKSSIFILFILLQISNLFGAQNELEVLQQLTISNGLAHNGVTAIHEDSKGYLWFATYDGINRYDGYEIKTYKNLIQKDILVSNRVRSICEDKFGNIWFGTDEGITVYNYSQENFRYVFSNIEENKGVRGPVIRKIIENTSNNTIVCISENDGLLVFNDDYTFSKQYLPDSAIEFNDGFLLDKDSYILSANSGLFVFDIVSSEFKQVLSDKIKMTTSIERAGKDLCIVCIDFGFKLIEFEKNNTEYLFKDRPVELSDTQFKNVSIARDGKIWLSALINGIVQIDNLDLLRRGKAYHKSVYNYGTGLLRASDILPDAKSGCWAATFNEGVFKIKTKKNFFQNYNSEMNYKNGLRSNMVSHISSYDNNKILMSASYGGVAIYDQKLDKFEKLPFKISSPLDINIAFFDKKRNIWLRKTGNPILYYIKSSTGKIEKIVSDELTQNLFNIRAFAEDNYGNVWLASKDNVLRISLNVSNDILKVESLVNHSYFKNNKLVNIRYIYADPLYNFIWICSQSDGLLRIKLTKGELKNLQVDQYKKKKHSAKSISSNFVSNIIRLPNNELWLGTEGGGICKVTNSNKVPEFEVFSEKDGLSNNVVKSIQYDNFHNLWIATNIGLNKFNTKDKSFKTYSVDDGLPFDDFWYASIRLDNGMLFFSGLDGVCFFNPNDLEEKEDIPQLEFGELTVLNKPIYPGDTVNNRILLNRRLNEKEEIVLDYNENTFSIELKSLHFSNAGNHFLRYKLLPNNSDWIEVTSDQRVLNYSSLQPGEYELQVMASNSLNEWTKPKKIRIIITPPFWKTSFAYFSYIVLLLLIIWSVIMYIFRYQKLNYSLQIEKLEKDKVKEVNAAKLRFFSNISHEIKTPIALISGPVDLLLNRFVGNADVKEKLQLIQRQSKKISQLVDQVHDFQRSDASKLKMNYTSFGFESFLLELLKDFEFMTKNTNKSLEINSECENLFVTADKDKLEKILNNLLNNACKFTKANDTISVNYTCNNRELIIKVKDTGRGISEDDLPHIFERFYQSSHKHGAYIGGSGIGLAFTKRLVEMHYGSICAESVLNEGTTIRISLPIIAETVNNDIKEREAELLSLEEQSEKELDVIESGSLEEIKLEGDFSNISIFLAEDNHELRNFIGSSLSKFFKIKTFVNGYECLNALDDEWPDLIISDILMPELNGLELCRHIKSDIKTSHIPVILLTACTSIDDQIKGIQEGADSYMKKPFNLKHLIAKIEFLLKSRQKLRERFSIDLPLTKENAKENNDDHIFLEKLYQLMADNLDNQDLDLNQFAKELYLNRTHFYQKVKALTNQTPFELLKAYRLKKAAEFLVQNKLSVNEVYMMTGFKSRTHFSKLFKEKYQITPGKYAAELAKKYED; encoded by the coding sequence ATGCTAAAAAAATCTTCCATATTTATATTATTTATTCTACTGCAAATAAGCAATTTGTTTGGTGCCCAAAACGAATTGGAAGTTTTACAGCAATTAACCATATCAAATGGCTTGGCACATAATGGCGTTACTGCTATTCATGAGGACTCCAAAGGGTATTTATGGTTTGCCACATACGATGGTATTAATAGGTATGATGGATATGAGATTAAAACTTATAAGAACCTTATTCAAAAAGATATTCTAGTAAGTAACAGGGTAAGATCTATATGTGAAGATAAATTTGGTAATATTTGGTTTGGTACCGATGAAGGTATAACTGTTTATAATTATTCACAGGAAAATTTTAGATATGTTTTTTCAAATATTGAAGAAAATAAGGGAGTTAGAGGTCCGGTTATCAGGAAAATAATCGAAAACACAAGTAATAATACTATTGTTTGTATAAGCGAAAATGATGGTTTACTTGTTTTTAATGATGATTATACTTTTTCAAAACAGTATTTGCCAGATTCTGCAATTGAATTTAATGATGGATTTTTGCTGGATAAGGATTCTTATATTTTGTCTGCTAATAGTGGGTTATTTGTTTTTGATATTGTAAGCTCCGAGTTTAAGCAGGTATTGTCGGATAAAATAAAAATGACGACATCAATTGAACGAGCTGGAAAAGATTTATGCATAGTATGTATAGATTTTGGCTTTAAGTTAATTGAATTTGAAAAGAATAATACTGAATATCTGTTTAAAGACAGACCTGTTGAGCTTAGCGATACTCAATTTAAAAATGTATCGATTGCTAGGGATGGAAAAATATGGTTAAGTGCTCTTATTAATGGTATTGTACAGATCGATAATCTGGATCTGTTGCGTAGAGGAAAGGCATATCATAAAAGTGTTTACAATTATGGAACTGGTCTTTTACGAGCAAGTGACATTCTTCCTGATGCAAAAAGTGGTTGTTGGGCTGCAACTTTTAACGAAGGTGTATTTAAAATAAAAACGAAGAAAAACTTTTTTCAGAATTATAATTCTGAAATGAATTATAAAAATGGATTAAGATCCAATATGGTGTCACATATATCATCGTACGATAATAATAAAATACTAATGTCGGCTAGTTATGGTGGAGTAGCAATTTATGATCAAAAATTAGATAAATTTGAGAAATTACCATTTAAAATTTCATCACCATTAGACATTAACATTGCATTTTTTGATAAAAAAAGAAATATATGGTTGAGAAAAACAGGTAATCCTATTTTATATTACATTAAGTCATCTACAGGGAAGATAGAAAAAATTGTATCGGATGAATTGACACAAAACTTGTTTAATATTAGAGCTTTCGCAGAAGATAATTATGGAAATGTTTGGCTGGCAAGTAAGGATAACGTGTTAAGAATTAGTTTAAATGTTTCCAATGATATTTTAAAAGTGGAATCTTTAGTGAATCACTCTTATTTTAAAAACAATAAACTTGTTAATATTCGCTATATATACGCCGATCCATTGTATAATTTTATTTGGATTTGTTCTCAATCCGATGGTTTACTGCGAATAAAACTTACCAAAGGCGAACTTAAAAATTTGCAGGTTGATCAGTACAAAAAGAAAAAACATTCTGCAAAATCAATTTCAAGTAATTTTGTTTCCAATATCATACGCTTACCAAATAACGAACTTTGGCTTGGAACCGAAGGTGGTGGAATTTGTAAGGTTACCAATAGTAATAAAGTTCCAGAATTTGAAGTGTTTTCAGAAAAAGATGGATTATCAAATAACGTAGTAAAGAGTATACAGTATGATAATTTTCATAATTTATGGATAGCAACCAATATAGGGCTAAATAAGTTTAATACTAAAGATAAAAGTTTTAAAACCTACAGTGTTGATGATGGATTACCATTTGATGATTTCTGGTATGCTTCAATAAGATTGGATAATGGAATGTTATTTTTTTCTGGCCTTGATGGAGTGTGTTTTTTTAACCCTAATGATTTAGAGGAAAAAGAAGATATACCTCAATTGGAGTTTGGAGAGTTAACGGTTTTGAATAAGCCAATATATCCTGGAGATACAGTTAATAATAGAATTTTATTAAATAGGCGATTAAATGAAAAAGAAGAAATAGTTTTGGATTATAACGAAAACACTTTTTCAATCGAGTTAAAGTCGCTTCACTTTTCGAATGCAGGCAATCATTTTCTTCGTTATAAATTATTACCAAATAATTCAGATTGGATTGAGGTAACATCAGATCAAAGAGTGCTTAATTATTCAAGTTTACAACCGGGAGAGTATGAATTACAGGTAATGGCTTCCAATTCCTTAAATGAATGGACAAAGCCAAAGAAAATACGAATAATTATTACACCTCCATTTTGGAAAACCTCCTTTGCTTATTTTTCATATATTGTATTGTTGCTACTAATTATTTGGTCGGTGATTATGTACATTTTTCGTTATCAGAAACTTAACTATAGTCTTCAGATCGAAAAATTAGAAAAAGATAAAGTAAAAGAGGTGAATGCAGCTAAACTGAGGTTCTTCTCTAATATTTCACATGAAATTAAAACCCCAATAGCATTAATATCTGGACCTGTCGATTTGTTATTAAATCGTTTTGTAGGAAATGCCGATGTGAAAGAGAAATTACAATTGATTCAACGGCAATCTAAGAAAATATCACAATTGGTCGATCAGGTTCACGATTTCCAACGATCCGATGCCAGTAAACTAAAAATGAACTATACAAGCTTTGGTTTCGAATCTTTCTTATTGGAACTATTGAAAGATTTTGAGTTCATGACCAAAAATACGAACAAATCGTTGGAAATAAATAGTGAATGCGAAAACCTGTTTGTTACTGCCGATAAAGATAAATTGGAAAAAATTCTGAATAATTTGCTCAATAATGCATGTAAATTTACCAAAGCGAATGATACTATTAGTGTAAATTATACATGCAATAATCGCGAATTAATAATAAAGGTAAAAGATACCGGACGTGGAATTTCAGAAGATGATTTGCCACATATTTTTGAGCGATTTTATCAGTCATCACATAAGCATGGTGCATATATTGGAGGTTCGGGAATCGGATTAGCATTTACCAAGAGGTTGGTTGAAATGCATTATGGATCAATTTGTGCAGAAAGTGTACTAAATGAGGGAACTACTATTCGTATTAGTTTGCCAATTATAGCCGAAACGGTTAATAATGACATAAAAGAAAGAGAGGCAGAATTACTTAGTTTAGAAGAGCAATCAGAGAAAGAATTAGATGTTATTGAATCGGGTAGTTTAGAGGAAATTAAACTCGAAGGAGATTTTTCTAATATCTCCATCTTTTTAGCAGAAGATAACCACGAACTTAGAAATTTTATTGGCTCAAGCTTATCTAAATTCTTTAAAATTAAAACATTTGTGAATGGCTATGAATGTTTAAATGCATTGGATGATGAATGGCCAGATTTAATTATAAGTGATATTTTAATGCCAGAATTAAATGGCTTGGAATTGTGTCGTCATATTAAATCTGATATTAAAACCAGTCACATTCCTGTTATTTTATTAACAGCCTGTACTTCTATTGATGATCAGATTAAAGGAATTCAGGAAGGTGCAGATTCCTATATGAAAAAGCCATTTAACTTGAAACACCTGATTGCTAAAATAGAATTTCTTTTAAAAAGTCGCCAGAAACTTAGGGAACGATTCTCCATCGATTTGCCACTAACCAAAGAGAATGCAAAAGAAAATAACGATGATCATATTTTTCTGGAAAAATTGTATCAGCTAATGGCCGATAATTTAGATAATCAGGATTTAGATTTGAATCAATTTGCAAAAGAATTGTATTTAAACAGAACACACTTTTATCAGAAAGTAAAAGCACTTACAAATCAAACTCCATTTGAATTATTGAAAGCTTATAGACTGAAAAAAGCAGCCGAATTTTTAGTCCAAAATAAACTATCTGTAAATGAGGTTTACATGATGACTGGATTTAAAAGCAGAACGCATTTTAGTAAATTGTTTAAAGAGAAATACCAAATTACACCTGGAAAATATGCTGCTGAGTTAGCTAAAAAGTATGAGGATTAA
- a CDS encoding nucleoside phosphorylase gives MEQIKSSELIINSDGSVFHLHLKPEHLAETVILVGDPGRVELVASYFDNIECTISNREFVTTTGTYNGKRISVLSTGIGTDNIDIVVNELDALVNIDLETRTPKSEHKSLNLVRIGTSGALQGNIPVDSFLLSKKSIGFDGMLNFYADRDQVSDLDFEKSFKDFVNWDKKLASPYVVPASKSLIERLDGDNMIQGVTISANGFYGPQGRVLRLQTLDPNLNDKIEKFDYKGEKITNYEMESSAIFGLSAMLGHNAIAICAIIANRITKDASKDYKPTIKSLIQTVLDRLSN, from the coding sequence ATGGAACAAATAAAATCCTCAGAATTAATCATTAATTCGGATGGAAGTGTTTTTCACTTGCATTTAAAACCAGAACACTTAGCTGAAACAGTTATTTTAGTTGGTGATCCTGGGAGAGTTGAACTAGTAGCTAGTTATTTTGATAATATTGAATGTACAATATCTAATAGAGAATTTGTTACCACCACTGGTACTTATAATGGAAAACGTATCTCTGTTTTATCAACAGGTATTGGTACCGATAACATAGATATTGTAGTTAATGAATTAGATGCACTGGTTAATATAGATCTTGAAACCAGAACTCCTAAATCGGAACATAAAAGTTTAAATCTTGTAAGAATTGGTACTTCGGGTGCTTTACAGGGAAATATTCCTGTCGATTCATTTCTTCTATCGAAAAAATCAATTGGTTTTGATGGAATGTTAAATTTCTATGCAGATCGCGATCAAGTTTCAGATTTAGATTTTGAGAAATCGTTTAAAGATTTTGTTAATTGGGATAAAAAATTAGCTTCTCCTTATGTGGTACCTGCATCAAAAAGCTTAATCGAAAGACTTGATGGTGATAATATGATACAAGGTGTTACCATTTCGGCTAATGGATTCTATGGTCCTCAAGGTCGTGTTTTAAGATTACAAACTCTTGATCCAAACTTAAACGACAAAATTGAGAAATTTGATTATAAAGGTGAAAAAATCACCAATTATGAAATGGAAAGTTCGGCTATATTCGGCTTATCTGCAATGTTAGGTCACAATGCCATAGCTATTTGTGCAATTATTGCAAATAGAATAACAAAAGATGCCAGCAAAGACTATAAACCAACGATAAAAAGTCTGATTCAAACTGTACTTGACAGATTGAGCAATTAG
- a CDS encoding DUF4293 domain-containing protein, with the protein MIQRIQSLYLLGSFVLIALMFFFPLANLSTADQSYQFLYRGIPAVYNAYPVAVLLSIIALISLVTIFLFKKRMLQIRLTIFNMVCMLGAMGLIYYSINNQAESLAAITNYSIINAFPLVALVLSYLALRNIGKDEAMIRSMDRIR; encoded by the coding sequence ATGATACAACGAATTCAATCTTTATACCTGTTGGGAAGCTTTGTGCTAATAGCTTTAATGTTCTTTTTTCCCTTAGCAAATTTAAGCACTGCAGATCAATCTTATCAGTTCTTATATCGAGGTATACCTGCAGTTTATAATGCTTACCCAGTAGCTGTTTTGTTAAGCATAATAGCTTTAATTAGTTTAGTAACTATCTTTTTATTTAAAAAAAGAATGTTACAAATTCGTTTAACCATTTTTAATATGGTTTGTATGTTGGGTGCAATGGGCTTAATTTATTACAGCATTAATAATCAGGCAGAATCATTAGCAGCCATTACTAATTATAGCATTATAAATGCATTTCCTTTAGTTGCTCTTGTACTAAGTTATCTTGCATTGCGAAACATCGGAAAAGATGAAGCTATGATTCGATCAATGGATAGAATTAGATAG
- a CDS encoding prohibitin family protein: MKKQPYFLIVLAVFAVILILSGSSMFLTLQPGERGVIFRKFSGGLDKENVFMPGFHIIAPWNVMHTYDVREQKSEETMDVLDKNGLSVNIDVSVRFNPTYSKIGFLHEIFGKDYINQLVIPEVRSSVRQVAGRYTAEEIYSTKRKEVEDAIITETSLVLKSNNIQMKALLIRSINLPEKIKIAIESKLQQEQEALSYQFKLEKEKSEAERKRIAAEGEARANKIINSSLTDELLKMRGIEATIELSKSPNSKVVVVGAGKSGLPLILGNN; this comes from the coding sequence ATGAAAAAGCAACCTTATTTTTTAATTGTACTAGCCGTTTTTGCGGTAATATTAATTTTATCTGGTTCGAGCATGTTTCTTACTTTACAACCAGGAGAACGAGGGGTTATTTTTAGGAAATTTTCGGGCGGTTTGGATAAAGAAAATGTATTTATGCCAGGCTTTCATATAATAGCTCCCTGGAATGTTATGCATACTTACGATGTTCGCGAGCAAAAAAGTGAAGAAACTATGGATGTACTTGATAAAAATGGACTATCGGTAAATATTGATGTTTCTGTTCGTTTTAATCCTACTTATAGTAAAATCGGATTCTTGCACGAGATTTTTGGTAAAGATTATATTAATCAGTTAGTAATTCCTGAGGTTCGTTCATCGGTTCGTCAGGTAGCCGGACGATACACTGCAGAAGAAATTTATTCTACCAAAAGAAAAGAAGTGGAAGATGCTATTATTACTGAGACTTCATTAGTCTTAAAAAGTAATAATATACAAATGAAGGCCCTATTAATTCGTTCTATTAATTTGCCAGAAAAGATAAAAATTGCAATTGAGAGTAAATTACAGCAAGAGCAAGAGGCTTTATCTTATCAGTTTAAATTAGAGAAAGAAAAGAGTGAGGCAGAAAGAAAAAGAATTGCTGCTGAAGGTGAGGCTAGAGCTAATAAAATTATTAACAGTAGTTTAACAGACGAGCTTTTAAAAATGAGAGGTATTGAGGCAACAATTGAATTGTCGAAATCACCAAACTCAAAAGTTGTTGTTGTTGGAGCTGGTAAAAGCGGTTTACCTTTAATTCTTGGAAATAATTAA